In Lotus japonicus ecotype B-129 chromosome 5, LjGifu_v1.2, one genomic interval encodes:
- the LOC130719266 gene encoding uncharacterized protein LOC130719266, whose protein sequence is MRWYSRVSHVFIILEDRREELSAVSAIRRGVELLEQSLEVLGALAHSPESSLRGRSNSFDGVPSLVPKELPFLLFEEPQLREAELVEVELVEADPVEAEPVEAELVERVILERVFVEVELVDPEVVGGGVGDSDFITLVMWDPLLCIC, encoded by the exons atgaggtggtatagcagagtgtcccatgtgttcatcatccttgaggataggagggaggagcttagtgctgtg tctgctatacgtaggggtgtggagttgttggagcagtcactggaGGTGTTAGGTGCTCTTGCTCACAGCCCCGAAtcctcactgagagggcgctcGAACTCTTTCGACGGAGTTCCTTCGTTGGTACCCAAGGAGTTGCCTTTTCTGCTATTCGAGGAGCCGCAACTgcgggaggcagagctcgtggaggtagagctcgtggaggcagaccccgtggaggcggagcccgtggaggcagagctcgtggagagggTGATCCTGGAGAGGGTGTTCGTGGAGGTAGAGCTCGTGGACCCAGAGGTCGTAGGGGGCGGGGTCGGGGATAGTGATTTTATTACTCTTGTTATGTGGGATCCATTGTTATGTATATGTTAG
- the LOC130716990 gene encoding uncharacterized protein LOC130716990 — translation MEQDPNPFVRHCKRQSNNSGSSRPLIPGPAGAIQAAMYARRSTPNTPLIPTQEIVRRVIDHRSTETDPDFNSHAWLSALQEWGIATPLGSLTANVERVENVVAVIKSCTPNGFGDAKVTFKDPTGAVDASIHRKAFTHSEFANDITVGSVLVLQKVAVFAPRGTVCYLNITLPNLVKVFPKDCGPHDFIDITEE, via the exons ATGGAACAAGACCCAAATCCATTCGTCCGCCATTGCAAACGTCAAAGCAACAATTCtggcagctctcgtcctctcattcctggcccggctggcgccatccaggctgccatgtatgcACGTAGATCCACCCCTAACACACCACTCATTCCGACCCAGGAAATCGTGAGGCGTGTGATAGATCACAgatcaaccgaaaccgatcctgatttcaactcacatgcttggctatcagccctgcaagagtggggaattgccactccgctgggctctctgacagcgaacgttgagagggtggagaatgttgttgctgttatcaaatcttgcactCCCAATGGGTTCGGAGATGCGAAAGTTACCTTCAAG GACCCCACGGGTGCTGTTGATGCTAGCATCCATCGCAAGGCCTTTACCCACAGTGAATTTGCGAatgacataactgttggatctgttctcgttctccaaaag gttgctgtgtttgcacctagaggaactgtttgttatcttaatataacattgcccaacctagtgaaggtattcccaaaagattgcggaccccatgacttcatcgatatcacagaggaataa
- the LOC130721430 gene encoding E3 ubiquitin-protein ligase PUB23-like, translating to MDNEVEVPQYFICPISLQIMKDPVTAITGITYDRDSIEQWLISNKNHHHATCPVTKQPLPRDFDLTPNHTLRRLIQGWCTLNAALGIDRIPTPKSPLNKTQVLKLLKDLKDEREPRDPNLQHKTLMQLELLAAQSERNRKCLVESGVPKAVLMFIVSCFRKGQIKEGLEEALSLLQFVKVPTEEAMLILSEDDHQILDSLTWVLALPSDQIRNSIAVKSHAVLALKKLVHKGGPGVLERLNLEFFERIVKILRNGAITQQGTRASLQVMLSACPWGRNRFMMVEAGAVFNLIEIELTAPEKKITELVVTILFHLCTCADGRAQFLSHEGSIAVVTERLLKVSAAVDDKVMFVLALVSQFSATNGVLQEMLRVGTVSKLFMLLQRDHAKYLKDKAMEIIRAHSKVWKNSPCFPDPSSYASLNV from the exons ATGGACAATGAAGTTGAAGTTCCTCAGTATTTCATCTGCCCCATATCGCTGCAAATCATGAAAGACCCTGTAACTGCCATAACTGGAATCACATACGACCGAGACAGCATCGAGCAGTGGCTAATCTCCAACAAGAACCACCACCACGCGACGTGCCCCGTCACAAAGCAGCCTCTCCCAAGAGACTTTGATTTAACGCCGAATCACACGCTCCGCCGCTTGATCCAAGGTTGGTGCACCCTAAACGCCGCCCTCGGCATTGATCGGATTCCAACCCCGAAGTCACCGCTTAATAAGACCCAAGTCCTCAAGCTTCTCAAAGACCTCAAGGATGAACGGGAACCCAG AGACCCAAATCTTCAACACAAAACTCTCATGCAACTGGAGCTCCTCGCAGCACAGAGCGAGAGGAACAGAAAGTGTTTAGTAGAATCTGGTGTGCCAAAGGCTGTGCTCATGTTCATAGTGTCTTGTTTCAGAAAAGGCCAAATCAAAGAGGGTCTTGAAGAAGCTCTGAGTTTATTGCAGTTTGTTAAGGTCCCCACAGAGGAGGCTATGCTGATTTTATCAGAAGATGATCATCAAATATTGGATTCTCTAACATGGGTTTTAGCTTTaccttctgatcaaataagaAACTCAATTGCAGTGAAATCACATGCAGTTTTAGCTCTCAAAAAACTAGTCCACAAGGGTGGTCCTGGTGTTCTTGAAAGGTTAAACTTAGAATTCTTTGAAAGGATTGTGAAGATTTTGCGAAATGGCGCTATAACTCAACAAGGAACCCGTGCTTCTCTTCAAGTCATGTTAAGCGCTTGTCCTTGGGGAAGAAACAGGTTCATGATGGTGGAAGCCGGTGCAGTTTTCAATCTCATAGAGATCGAATTAACTGCACCGGAAAAGAAAATTACAGAGCTTGTAGTAACTATACTTTTTCATTTGTGCACTTGTGCGGATGGGAGGGCTCAGTTTCTGAGCCACGAAGGGTCTATTGCGGTGGTGACAGAGAGATTGTTGAAGGTTTCCGCTGCGGTGGATGATAAAGTTATGTTTGTTTTGGCGTTAGTGTCGCAATTCTCCGCGACGAACGGGGTGTTGCAGGAGATGTTAAGGGTTGGGACAGTGTCCAAGCTTTTCATGTTGCTTCAGCGTGATCATGCTAAGTATTTGAAAGATAAAGCGATGGAGATAATCAGGGCCCACTCGAAGGTTTGGAAGAATTCTCCTTGCTTTCCTGATCCCTCTTCTTATGCAAGCTTGAATGTATAG